The following proteins come from a genomic window of Triticum aestivum cultivar Chinese Spring chromosome 6A, IWGSC CS RefSeq v2.1, whole genome shotgun sequence:
- the LOC123131270 gene encoding wall-associated receptor kinase 1 produces the protein MAIALAMPLVLLLLLLPVARVSAQERQQPPRQVVRPGCRDKCGNITIPYPFGIGAGCFRDDGRGGFQLECNDSRSTPRLTVTGYGMRITGLSVATSEARAHLRATRRCYDSRGRLVSQSGATFVPLVGSHYLFSQAKNRLVTLGCSSLGYFIDVLGYYVSGCMAVCRPQQFTSPGSCTGVACCQSAIPPAVDYYEPFLLDFTKEHRDRDIAFYSNKTTCRYVFLVETKWLSTRYTGDSEYLNWTKDFAVPVILDWAIRNVGNCSAARRNTTEYACQSPLSDCIDSGDGAGYRCSCSKGYEGNPYLQDGCRDIDECKRKEEQSCYGICTNTLGSHTCQCPPGTSGDATTENGCRPKDNFTLALKVVTGVSVGVFLPFFMSFWLYLGLQKRRLIRRKHKFFELNGGVFLQQQIRNYSDTSKGGGGFKIFTKEELEKATNNFAAGRVLGHGGHGIVYKGVLEDKTVVAVKKSKTTEEVPTKEFAREMFILSQINHKNVVKLLGCCLEVEVPMLVYEFVSNGTLYHYIHGSRGLDSDTGFNTCLRIAVEAAEALAYMHSSASPPILHGDVKTANILLDDKLTAKVSDFGASKLAPTDEAKMATLVQGTCGYLDPEYLMTCRLTDKSDVYSFGVVLLELLTRKKALYFDGPEEDRSLVLCFMMAVKVGQHQDLLDSQVRDEMTIKALEEITHLVMRCLNMSGEERPTMKEVAERLEMLRRYHNHPWAQADANPEEEQSLLAMEPHNVNYKFTQDCVLDFEASSTYSYSL, from the exons ATGGCGATCGCATTGGCCATGCCacttgtgctgctgctgctgctactgccagtGGCTCGAGTCTCGGCTCAGGAGCGGCAGCAACCGCCGCGCCAGGTTGTGCGGCCTGGCTGCCGCGACAAGTGTGGCAACATCACCATCCCTTACCCCTTTGGCATCGGCGCCGGTTGCTTCCGCGATGATGGCCGAGGTGGCTTCCAGCTCGAGTGCAATGACTCCCGCTCAACGCCGCGGCTCACCGTGACAGGCTATGGCATGCGGATCACCGGCCTGTCCGTCGCCACCAGCGAGGCCCGGGCCCACCTGAGGGCAACACGTAGATGCTACGACAGCAGGGGGCGTCTCGTCAGCCAAAGCGGCGCCACGTTCGTGCCACTTGTTGGCAGCCACTACCTCTTCTCCCAGGCCAAGAACCGGCTCGTCACGCTCGGCTGCTCCAGCCTCGGCTACTTCATCGACGTTCTTGGCTACTATGTCAGTGGCTGCATGGCTGTGTGCCGGCCACAGCAGTTCACCTCGCCGGGGTCCTGCACAGGCGTGGCATGCTGCCAGAGCGCGATACCCCCCGCTGTCGACTACTACGAGCCGTTCCTGCTTGACTTCACGAAGGAGCACCGAGACAGAGACATAGCCTTCTACAGCAACAAAACGACCTGCCGGTATGTATTCCTGGTGGAGACCAAGTGGTTAAGTACACGATACACCGGTGACAGCGAGTACCTCAACTGGACCAAAGACTTCGCCGTGCCTGTCATCCTCGACTGGGCGATCCGGAACGTCGGCAACTGCAGCGCCGCCAGGCGCAACACAACTGAGTATGCATGCCAGAGCCCGCTCAGCGATTGTATCGACTCCGGGGATGGCGCTGGGTACCGGTGCAGCTGCTCCAAGGGGTACGAAGGCAACCCCTATCTACAAGACGGATGCAGAG ACATCGACGAGTGTAAACGCAAAGAAGAGCAATCATGCTACGGCATCTGCACAAATACTTTGGGAAGCCACACTTGCCAATGTCCTCCGGGGACTAGTGGAGATGCTACGACAGAGAACGGTTGCCGGCCAAAGGACAATTTCACATTGGCCCTAAAAGTAGTAACAG GAGTGAGCGTTGGTGTGTTCTTGCCATTTTTCATGTCCTTCTGGCTCTACTTGGGGCTCCAGAAAAGGAGACTTATCAGAAGAAAGCATAAATTCTTTGAGCTAAATGGAGGCGTATTCCTGCAGCAGCAGATACGTAACTACAGTGACACCAGCAAAGGGGGTGGGGGCTTCAAGATCTTCACCAAGGAAGAGCTCGAGAAAGCGACCAACAACTTCGCAGCCGGCCGTGTTCTTGGCCATGGAGGGCACGGTATTGTCTACAAGGGTGTCCTTGAGGACAAGACAGTGGTGGCGGTGAAGAAGTCAAAGACGACGGAAGAGGTCCCTACCAAGGAATTCGCGAGGGAGATGTTCATCCTCTCCCAGATCAACCACAAGAATGTCGTCAAGCTGCTTGGATGCTGCCTCGAAGTAGAAGTGCCAATGTTGGTCTACGAGTTCGTCTCAAATGGTACGCTCTACCACTACATCCATGGTAGTAGGGGCCTTGACTCTGATACAGGCTTCAACACCTGCCTTCGAATAGCTGTAGAGGCAGCCGAGGCACTGGCATACATGCATTCTTCAGCCTCGCCACCGATTCTCCATGGAGACGTCAAGACGGCAAACATTCTGTTGGATGACAAGCTCACAGCAAAAGTTTCAGATTTCGGAGCATCAAAACTGGCACCAACTGATGAGGCCAAGATGGCAACATTGGTGCAGGGAACTTGCGGTTACCTTGACCCAGAATACCTAATGACATGCCGGCTGACTGATAAGAGTGATGTGTACAGCTTTGGCGTTGTCCTATTGGAGCTTCTGACAAGGAAAAAGGCACTGTACTTCGACGGGCCGGAGGAAGATAGAAGCCTTGTTTTATGCTTCATGATGGCAGTGAAGGTAGGCCAACACCAAGACCTTCTGGACAGCCAAGTGAGGGACGAGATGACAATCAAAGCGCTCGAAGAGATCACACACCTCGTTATGAGATGCTTGAACATGAGTGGAGAGGAGCGGCCAACGATGAAGGAGGTTGCAGAGAGGTTGGAGATGCTGAGGAGATACCACAACCACCCGTGGGCTCAAGCAGATGCCAATCCAGAGGAGGAACAAAGTTTGCTTGCTATGGAACCACATAATGTGAATTACAAGTTCACACAAGATTGTGTCCTTGATTTTGAAGCAAGCAGTACATACAGCTATAGCTTGTAG